From the Actinomadura luzonensis genome, the window CGCACGCCCGCGTGCAGCAGGTCGGCCGCGTCGTCCTGGGCCTGGTAGGCGCCGGAGGACTTGCGCGTCCACTGCAGGCCGCCGGAGTCGCCGGCCTCCTCGGCGTCCTCCCACGGGTTGGCCGCGCCCCAGGTGTGCTCGTTGAACAGGGCGACCCCGTCGTAGGCGGCGTCCACCTGCTCGGTGACGTCCACGCCGGCCAGCGTGTGCAGCGTCTCGGCCACCCGGAGCGCCGACTGCGCCCGCCGGACGTAGCCGAGCGGGCGCGCGCCCGAGCCGAGCCCGTCGGCCCACCAGTCGGTCCAGTCGCCCTCGTGCACCGCCAGCCGGTCCAGGCAGTGCGCCTCGACGTGCGCGAAGAAGTCGCTGTTGACCGCCGAGCGGAGGCGCGGCCAGGCCCACTGCTCGTTCCAGCGGCGGGCGATCGAGGCCGGCACGATCGACGGGCCCGCGTTGTCGGCGTGCGCGCCCTGCACCCGCAGGTGCAGCACGTCCAGCTCGTACGGCTCCCGAGGCGCGTCGGGCCCCTGCCAGCCGAACGTGCCCGGCCCGTACGGGTAGCCGCGCGTGGCGAGCGCCGACAGGTAGCGCGGCAGCAGGTCGTCGGCCAGCTCGTAGGAGTCGGTCAGCCCGACCGTGTTGCCCTCCATGTACGCCATCCCGTGCGGCGTGTCGGTGAACCACACCAGGATCTCGTTCCCGCTCGGCGCCCGCCACCGGAACGGCCGGGTGAGCTTGTCGCCGCCGTGCAGGTACGGCACCGACCGCCCGGCCCAGTTGTGGGCGGCGGCCAGGTAGCGCACGCCGGCCGCGCTGAGCGCGTCCACCAGCCCGACGACCGCGCCCGGCACGTCGGTGTGCATCGCCGACCTGACCGGGAGCCCCGACTCGCGGGCGAAGCGGAGCTGGCGGTGCAGCTCCTCGGTGGAGCACGCCTCGGTGTGGAGCTGGAACGGCAGCGCGGTCACCTCGATCACGCCCTCGCGGGCGAAGCGCCGGAACGCCTCCACCATGGCGGCCGGCCGCGCGGCCAGCCACTTCTGCGCCGGCCACGACGACTCGACCGTCCAGCGGAACCTGGCGTCGTCCGGCCAGGACGCGGTCTCCTCGGCCAGCCGCACCGCCGCGTCGAGGTAGTCGAGGTGGTGGCGGAGCACCGTGCCCTGCGGGTCGGTGTAGCCGATGTCGAGGTGCGAGTGGTGCACGACGAACACGCTCCACTTGCGCTGCGGCGTCACCGTCACCCGGGCGGTGCCGACCACGCCGGCCTCGTCGCGGCACTCCAGCGTCAGCACGCGCGGCGCGTCCACCTCGGGCACCAGCAGCGTCACGTCCGTGCCCGACGCGCTGTCCACGCCCACCAGCACGTGCGTCAGCGGCTCGGTGCTCGTCACCCGGACCGCCTGGCGGCCGTCGTGCGTGAACAGCGGCACCACCGCCACCCGCACCTCCAGCCCGCGCACGCTGATCACCGGCGTCGAGGTGTCGTCCCGCAACGCCTGCCTGATGCCGTCATAGTCGGGGCTCCCCAGGCTCCGCTGGAGCAACCGGCTGGTCATTGCACACTCCCTAGGGAAAGGCCTCGGGCGAAGAGGCGCTGGGTGGCGAGGAACAACACGACCGTGGGCAGCGAGACCACCAGCCCCGCGGCCAGGCCGACCGGCACCGGGGTGCCGGCGTAGACGTCGGTCATGAGGCCGGCGATGGCGGTCATGACCGGCCGCACGTCCTCGGTCTGGGAGAGGGTCAGGCCGAAGACGAGGTCGTTCCAGATGAAGGTGAACTCCAGGATGAAGACGGCGGTCAGCGCGCTGGCCGACATCGGCAGGTAGACGCGCCAGAAGATGCGCCAGGTGGACGCGCCGTCCATGCGGGCCGCCTCGAAGATCGAGAACGCCACGCCCTGGTAGAAGTTGCGCAGCACGAACGCGCCGAGCGGCACATTGATCGCGGTGTAGACGAGGATGAGGCCGAGGCGGGTGTCGTACAGGCCGGCGTCGCTGTAGCTGACGAACAGCGGCACCAGCAACATCTGCGACGGGAACACGGTGCCGCCGAAGATCAGCAGGAACCACCAGAAGCCGTGCCGCAGCCGCAGCACCACGATCGTGTACCCGGCCAGCGCGCCGATCAGCACGCCGAGCAGCGGCGAGACCAGCGCGTAGAGCGCGGTGCTGGCCAGGCTGCCGCCCAGGTTCGCGCCCTCGACCGCCCGCGCCACGTTCTCCAGCAGCGCGAAGTCGCCGGAGGGCGCCCAGGCCCGCGCCGGGTCGTAGGAGTCGGCCGGGCGCGCGGCGTTGACGAGCAGCAGGTAGGTGGGCCCGAGCCAGATCAGCCCGAGCACGACGAGCACGGCTCTGCGGATCATCGCACCTGCCTCCTGAGGTAGAGGTAGGACGCCAGCCCGGTCACGACCGTGAGCAGCACCGCCACGGCCGAGCCGTAGCCGTACTGGCTGGCCACGAACGTCTCCTTGTACATCGTCACCGCCAGCGTCTCGGAGTTGCGCCCGGGACCGCCCTGCGTCAGCACCCACACGATGTCGAACGTCTTCAGGCTCGCCACCAGCGCGAGCCCCACCACGACCGCCGTCAGCGGGCGCAGCAGCGGCCAGATCACGTGCCGGAACAGCCGCCAGCCCGCCGCGCCGTCCAGCCGGGCCGCCTCGATCGGCTCCTTCGGGATGGACTGCAGGCCCACGACGAACAGCAGCGTGTTCACGCCGAGCTGCTGCCAGGTCCACACCAGCAGCATGGCCACGGTGTTCTGCGGCGCCTCCTGGAGGAACGCGGTGTCCACGCCGAGCAGCAGGTTCGCGATGCCGTCGTGGGACAGGACCGGGCTCCACACCATCGCGAGGCCCGCGCCGCTCAGCGCGTACGGCAACATGAACGGCACCCGGTACCAGGCGCCGCCCTTGAGGTCGTAGGACAGCACCGCCACCAGCAGGCCGAGCCCGACCGGCAGCACCATCGTGCCGAGCACCCAGATCAGCGTGTTGCGGACCGAGGTGAGCAGCGCCGGGTCGGCGAACAGCTTGCCGAAGTTGTCCAGGCCGACCCAGCTCGGCGGCTCCAGCCCGTCGTAGCGGGTGAGGCTGAGGTAGGCGGTCCACACGAACGGCGCGTAGAGCAGCACCGCGACCAGGACGGCCGCAGGCGCCACGTACCCGTGCCGGAACCGCCCGAGTACCGGGGACCTCACTGGTGAGTGCTCCAGTACTCGTCGGCGGCCTTCTGGATGGTCTCCAGCACCTCCTTGTAGCTGCCGGGCTCGGTGACGAACTTGCCGAACCCGTCCAGGGCGGCCGTCAGCACCGGCGGCGGGGTGGCCTCGAAGTAGCGGTTGACCAGGCGGTACTTGCCGCCGCCCGCGTCCTTGGTGACCGCGCCGAGTGCCTCGTCCTGGATGGTGACCTTGGGATTGGCGCTCACGTCGCCGCGACTGGTGGCCCACTTCTCCTGGGCCTCGGCGGTGGTCCACCACTTGAGGTACTTCATGCTGGCGTCCGGGTCGGCGGCCTTGGTGAGCGAGCAGAGCGGGCCGCTCTCGAAGATCATCGAGGTCTTGGGGAGCGCGGCGTTGACGTTGGGGATGACGAAGAAGCCGTAGTCGGCGCCGGCCTTCATGTTGCGCTGGGTCATGCTGGTGTTGAACCAGGTGCCGAACGACACCATGGCGGCCTTGCCGTTCTTCAGGACGTCGCCCGGGTCCGTCTTGTCACCCGGATTAATGAAATATCCGGCGTCGATCATCGACTTCCACCGCTCCATCACCTGCACCACGCCCGGGTCGGTGTACTTGGCCTTGCCGGTGGCGAGGCGGTCGTACAGGTCGGGGTCGGTGCCGGCCATGAGCTGCTCGAACCAGACGAACGAGAACAGCACGCTGGTGTGGTAGAACGCCTTGACCCCGTTCCGCTTGAGGGTGTCGGCGACCTTGATCAGCTCGTCCCAGGTCTGCGGCGGTGCCAGTCGGTACTTGTCGAAGACCTTCTTGTTGTAGAACATCCCCCAGTAGGCGACGTTCATCGGCACGCAGTACTGCTTGCCGCCGATCGTGTAGTAGGGCGCGAGGTCCTGCGACAGGTCGCCCGCCTTGATCGCCTCCTGCCAGACGGCCGTGGTCTCGGCCACCTGCTTCTGCTTGACGATCTCCTCCAGCATCCCCCCGGTCTGCCAGGTGAACAGGTCGGGCTTGACGTTCGTGCGGAACGACGCCTTGATGAACGCCTGGTACTGCGCCGAGTCCGTGTATCCCGTCGGCTTCATGCCCAGGCCGATCTGCTGCTTGGACAGGGCGCCCATCTCGTCGAAGAACTTCGTCCACGCGCCCTTGTCGTTGTACAGCGTCAGCTCGCTCTTCTTCTGCTGCGTGGCGGTGCCGTTGCCGCCGCACGCGGCGAGGACGAGCGCCGCCACGCCCAGCGTGGCCACACGTGACCGGAACATGGGCCGGCCTCCTTGGTTCTTTGGTGTTCCTACCGGGGGGTTTCTGGGTGCAGCCGACGCTCGACGACCGTCTTCACGTCGGCCAGGTGAGCCCGCATGCGCGCCTCGGCCTGCGCCGCGTCCCGCGCTTCGACGGCCTCCAGGATGGCCAGGTGCTCGTCGTAGTCGCGGCGCCGGTCGTCGAAGATCTGCAGGATCTCGCGCTGCTCCGGGCCGTGCACGGTGAGCAGTGAGTCGACCACCTCGTGCAGGACGCCGTTGCCCGCCGCGCGGGCGGTGGCCCGGTGGAAGGACATGTTGGCGTCGTGCAGCTCGGCGTCCTCGCCGCGCAGGTGCCGGCCCGCCTCGTCGAGGACCTTGCGCAGCGCGGCCAGCTCCTCGCGGCCGGCGTGCTCGGCGGCCATGGCGGCCAGCGGCGGCTCGATGACGATGCGGGCGTCGAGCAGCTCCAGCAGCCGGGCGGCGCGGATCTCGCGCATGTTGGGGTTGGGCAGGACGAGCCGTTCGATGTCGGCGCCGACGTAGATGCCGGAGCCGTGCCGCAGCTCTATCGCGCCGGTGGCCTCCAGCCGGCGCAGCGCCTCGCGCAGGGTCGGGGTGGTGACGGCGAAGCGCTGGGAGAGCTCCCTGGTCGAGGGCAGCCGGTCGCCCGGCCGGTGCCCGCCCGTGCGGATGAGCTCCAGCATGCGCTCGGTCAGAGCGTCGGACAGTGTGGGCCGCGTCACCTCGGACATATCAAGTGATCTAATCACTTCTCGCGGCTGGCGTCTATGCGGAATTTGCCGCCACGGGTGTCGTCAGGAGTCCTTGACCAGCTTCGTCATCAGCTCCACCTGGCCGCGCCGGGAGGTCTCCACCCGCTCCGCCCACGCCTTGGCGTCCGGGTTGACGCCGCTCGCGGCCTCGGCCTGCGCCATCCGGACGGCGGCGTCCTGGTGCGCGATGAGCAGGTTGAGCAGGTCGCGCTCGAAGTGCCTGGACGTCCTGAGCGCCCGGATCCGCTCAGCGTCGGTCTCCGGCAGGCCGCCGTGGTGGTCATGCGCGTGCTCGCCGGCCCGCAACGGCTGCTCCCAGTCGTGCAGCCAGCGGAGCATCATCTCGACCTCGTCCTGCTGGGTCGTCTCGATGGCGGCGGTCAGCGTGCGCACCTCCGGGTTCTTCGCGCGCTCGGCCCCCAGCCCGGCGATCTCGATGCCCTGGCGGTGGTGCTGGACCATCATCTGGACGAACATCACGTCGTCGGCGTTCAGCGGCGGCTCGGCGGCCCGCGCGCCGCATCCGGCCAGGAGAACGAGAAGGACCGCCGTCGCGCGCACCACGCCCATCCCCCCTCTTACAGGAAACTTTCCTAAGAGTTGACGATTTCGCGGCCCGGCGCAAGGGCCCCCTCCTCGCTCAGGGCTTCCGCCCTGCGACGCTCAGGGCTCCTGCCCGGCGACGACCGCCACCAGCACGTCCCCGTGACACTCCTGGTCCAGAGGACACCAGCAGGCCAGGTCCCGCCCCTGGAGCTCCTGCCGGGCCCGCTCGACGAGCTCCGGATGCTCACGCAGGTGCTCCCGGCACAACGAGATCACCTCGCTCCGCTCGTGCACCCGCCCGCCGCACGCCCGGCACCCGCGCCCCCCGACGCTGTGCGGGCTGCTGTACGGGCTCGCCTTCAGCCCCGGGGCGGCGCGGCCCACGTACACGGCCCCTTCCGGCACCCACCCGTGGTACCGGTCCCCTTCGACCTTCACCCGACGCGCCATGGCGGCCTCCTTCCTCCCCCCGCCAGCATGCCCGCCCGGCCCGCCTTCGGGGCACCGGGCCGGCCGGCGCCCCGTCGTGCCGTTACGCGATCGAGCCGGTCCAGACCACGGCGGCGTCCTGGTAGACCGCGCGCGTCTCCCCGTCGAAGTCCGGCGACAGGCTCGTGGCGTACCGCAGGTCCCCCCGTCGCTGTCGGGCCGACTGGATCGTCTGCCCGTCGTAGGGCCCGTCACCGTCCGGGTGCGGGC encodes:
- a CDS encoding glycoside hydrolase family 38 C-terminal domain-containing protein — translated: MTSRLLQRSLGSPDYDGIRQALRDDTSTPVISVRGLEVRVAVVPLFTHDGRQAVRVTSTEPLTHVLVGVDSASGTDVTLLVPEVDAPRVLTLECRDEAGVVGTARVTVTPQRKWSVFVVHHSHLDIGYTDPQGTVLRHHLDYLDAAVRLAEETASWPDDARFRWTVESSWPAQKWLAARPAAMVEAFRRFAREGVIEVTALPFQLHTEACSTEELHRQLRFARESGLPVRSAMHTDVPGAVVGLVDALSAAGVRYLAAAHNWAGRSVPYLHGGDKLTRPFRWRAPSGNEILVWFTDTPHGMAYMEGNTVGLTDSYELADDLLPRYLSALATRGYPYGPGTFGWQGPDAPREPYELDVLHLRVQGAHADNAGPSIVPASIARRWNEQWAWPRLRSAVNSDFFAHVEAHCLDRLAVHEGDWTDWWADGLGSGARPLGYVRRAQSALRVAETLHTLAGVDVTEQVDAAYDGVALFNEHTWGAANPWEDAEEAGDSGGLQWTRKSSGAYQAQDDAADLLHAGVRRFAAALSEPGQEAAFAVFNPGTATRTDVVRAFLPRDVVGVDVPIALVDARTGETVPHHEEFVDPDDWPTRPIGRHIHAVVRDVPGFGHVRLDVVRAGAQAQEPVEPAEDTVIENEFYRVAYDLREGYISSVFDKRAGRELVNGDAAAGFGQYVYDRYATAPHFNHLSGHVGAHDRTLLGDRAIGRHATLTECRRTAVGERLVVELRGKGVDWIRTTIELHYGVPRLDLTYQLAKQGTPAKEAVFLAFPFAAGAPAAWELTGGVGGPDVPRVPGSAAYMLPIRHWIAFEDPELSIAWATMEAPLVQLGTIHMPYAPFPPTLDQEDGTVYSWALNNIWDTNFPAQQQGETTFRYAVASAAGVPARRLGAAAASGLTDAFVGALVTGGAPAEESYASVDHPDVLITSIGQDGVRLQSLAAEPVEATVRAGNETTTVRLPACGVAIIGRTRQ
- a CDS encoding carbohydrate ABC transporter permease encodes the protein MIRRAVLVVLGLIWLGPTYLLLVNAARPADSYDPARAWAPSGDFALLENVARAVEGANLGGSLASTALYALVSPLLGVLIGALAGYTIVVLRLRHGFWWFLLIFGGTVFPSQMLLVPLFVSYSDAGLYDTRLGLILVYTAINVPLGAFVLRNFYQGVAFSIFEAARMDGASTWRIFWRVYLPMSASALTAVFILEFTFIWNDLVFGLTLSQTEDVRPVMTAIAGLMTDVYAGTPVPVGLAAGLVVSLPTVVLFLATQRLFARGLSLGSVQ
- a CDS encoding carbohydrate ABC transporter permease translates to MRSPVLGRFRHGYVAPAAVLVAVLLYAPFVWTAYLSLTRYDGLEPPSWVGLDNFGKLFADPALLTSVRNTLIWVLGTMVLPVGLGLLVAVLSYDLKGGAWYRVPFMLPYALSGAGLAMVWSPVLSHDGIANLLLGVDTAFLQEAPQNTVAMLLVWTWQQLGVNTLLFVVGLQSIPKEPIEAARLDGAAGWRLFRHVIWPLLRPLTAVVVGLALVASLKTFDIVWVLTQGGPGRNSETLAVTMYKETFVASQYGYGSAVAVLLTVVTGLASYLYLRRQVR
- a CDS encoding ABC transporter substrate-binding protein gives rise to the protein MFRSRVATLGVAALVLAACGGNGTATQQKKSELTLYNDKGAWTKFFDEMGALSKQQIGLGMKPTGYTDSAQYQAFIKASFRTNVKPDLFTWQTGGMLEEIVKQKQVAETTAVWQEAIKAGDLSQDLAPYYTIGGKQYCVPMNVAYWGMFYNKKVFDKYRLAPPQTWDELIKVADTLKRNGVKAFYHTSVLFSFVWFEQLMAGTDPDLYDRLATGKAKYTDPGVVQVMERWKSMIDAGYFINPGDKTDPGDVLKNGKAAMVSFGTWFNTSMTQRNMKAGADYGFFVIPNVNAALPKTSMIFESGPLCSLTKAADPDASMKYLKWWTTAEAQEKWATSRGDVSANPKVTIQDEALGAVTKDAGGGKYRLVNRYFEATPPPVLTAALDGFGKFVTEPGSYKEVLETIQKAADEYWSTHQ
- a CDS encoding FadR/GntR family transcriptional regulator, with amino-acid sequence MSEVTRPTLSDALTERMLELIRTGGHRPGDRLPSTRELSQRFAVTTPTLREALRRLEATGAIELRHGSGIYVGADIERLVLPNPNMREIRAARLLELLDARIVIEPPLAAMAAEHAGREELAALRKVLDEAGRHLRGEDAELHDANMSFHRATARAAGNGVLHEVVDSLLTVHGPEQREILQIFDDRRRDYDEHLAILEAVEARDAAQAEARMRAHLADVKTVVERRLHPETPR
- a CDS encoding DUF305 domain-containing protein, with amino-acid sequence MGVVRATAVLLVLLAGCGARAAEPPLNADDVMFVQMMVQHHRQGIEIAGLGAERAKNPEVRTLTAAIETTQQDEVEMMLRWLHDWEQPLRAGEHAHDHHGGLPETDAERIRALRTSRHFERDLLNLLIAHQDAAVRMAQAEAASGVNPDAKAWAERVETSRRGQVELMTKLVKDS
- a CDS encoding DUF4326 domain-containing protein is translated as MARRVKVEGDRYHGWVPEGAVYVGRAAPGLKASPYSSPHSVGGRGCRACGGRVHERSEVISLCREHLREHPELVERARQELQGRDLACWCPLDQECHGDVLVAVVAGQEP